A portion of the Colius striatus isolate bColStr4 chromosome 1, bColStr4.1.hap1, whole genome shotgun sequence genome contains these proteins:
- the PHLDA1 gene encoding pleckstrin homology-like domain family A member 1, which translates to MLESGCKAVKEGVLEKRSDGLLQLWKKKRCILTEEGLLLIPPKQQQQPPSQQQQPPPPAEPAAKIKELHFSNMKTVDCVERKGKYVYFTVVMAEGKEIDFRCAQEQGWNAAITLQMVQYKNRQAILAVRSTRQKQQHLAQPHGPRLRAASNSA; encoded by the coding sequence ATGCTGGAGAGCGGCTGCAAGGCGGTGAAGGAGGGCgtgctggagaagaggagcgacgggctcctgcagctctggaagAAGAAGCGCTGTATCCTCACCGAGGAGGGGCTGCTTCTCATCCCCcctaagcagcagcagcagccgccgtcgcaacagcagcagccgccgccgccggccgaACCGGCGGCCAAGATCAAGGAGCTTCACTTCTCCAACATGAAGACGGTAGACTGCGTGGAGCGGAAGGGCAAGTACGTGTACTTCACGGTGGTGATGGCCGAGGGGAAGGAGATCGACTTTCGGTGCgcgcaggagcagggctggaacGCGGCGATCACGCTGCAGATGGTGCAGTACAAGAACCGCCAGGCCATCCTGGCCGTCCGCTCCACtcgacagaagcagcagcacctggCGCAGCCCCACGGCCCGCGCCTCCGCGCCGCGTCCAACTCCGCCTGA